Sequence from the Pseudomonadota bacterium genome:
CCGCCGGCATTGATTGCCGCCACTCCGGTGGGCGCGGTGACGATCATCCGTTTAGGGGTGTTCTTTTTCAGATTATGAAGAAAGGTGGTCTTGCCGGTACCAGCCTTGCCGGTGAGAAAAATATTGCAATCAGTGTCCCTGACAAAATCACCGGCAAGTTGCAGTTCGGGGTTTGAGGTGCTCATTGGTCTCTGGGTTTCAGGGAGGGGAAAAATTCTCACTGGTCATCTGATGGTTCTTTTTTCGTCGTTCCAGCGCCGCATTTATCGCAAATTATATTCTCATCGCTACTCTGCTCGATGAGCTTCCACTTCCGGAGCAGGATCGAATGGTTATTTTTTCTGCGGCAGTCGTTGCATGCCCAGAACTCCACCGGCTTTCCAGCCTCATTTTTAGCCATGTAGAGAAAACGTATAATCATAATTCACCTTATTATTTGAAAACCAGACAATCTCAGGGGATGGTCCGATTAGTATATTATTCTTATAGAGCAGTAGTCTCATAACCCATATCAATATAGACCACCGTCTTCATCCAAATTATCTGTCTCCTGATATAACCCTTTTCTTGCCGGTTTGATAGGGTTATCCGGAGTCTTCTTTTAAAACAATCAAACATCTTGAGGGGGTCCTTGATAGATTGTGGTGGTGCTATCGACAGAATAAAACATGGGCCTGGGATGATACGTGGGTGCCTGTTCCGATTTATTCCATTAAAGCTTCCCGCCACAGAAAAGCAAGGACCTGACCACGGGAAATGCATCCACTGTCCCTGTTCATTGACTGTTGGGCTGATGACTCAATTTATTATGGCCGCACATGGACCAAGGATGTCGCCTTCCACCATATCAGACGGACCGTAAAAACAAATATGTTGAACGCAGGACTTGATAAAATTCACCGTGATTGTATAGTATGCAACTCTCTTGATGGAATGGAAGCATTTTATATGTCTCCCTCTGAAAATGACTTGAAAGAGGCCATGAAAAGATTTACAAACTGGCTTGATAACGCGTTGGCCAAATTGTAAAAAGTCGACCGAGCCAATAACCAAGCACCACCGCGAAGCGCATAACTCGTCAAGAACACTTCATATTGCCCTCGTAGCTCAGGGGATAGAGCTCAGGATTCCTAATCCTGGTGTCGCGCGTTCGATTCGCGCCGAGGGCACCAATTGCCTAACCATACCATCCATTTTCTCCCGCAATGAAAAGGATGTCCACCTTATGTCAATCACCATGAAGAACGCGGTGGACTGCTAAGGCGAGCTCATCAAGTCGATAAGGCTTCTGAACCGAACCCGCAAAACCGTATTCCGCGAAGTTGGACATAACCGGATCGTTTGAATAGCCGCTGGAGACCAGCGCTTTGACATCGGGATATATTTCGGTGAGTTTCTTCAAGGTTTCCAGACCGCCCATACCTCCGGGAATTGTCAGGTCCATTATGACCGCATCGATGGGGGAACCAGCGTCCAGAGCCTGCTGATACAGCACAATGGCTTCTTCGCCATTTTCGGCAGACAGAACCTCATAGCCGAGATGACTCAGCATGGAGGAGGCCACGTCTCTGACGATCTCTTCATCATCCATAAGAAGTAATCTGCCCGAGCCGCTGATATGTTCATCGGTGAGTATTGCAGTTTCGGTGGCGAGAGCACTGGCCGCCGGCAACAGAATCGTAAAAGAGGTGCCTTTATTGGGTATCGACTGCACGGAAATATGACCTGCATGCTTGCTGATGATCGAATGGGTGATGGCAAGCCCCAGGCCGTTTCCCTGCTGCTTGGTGGTGAAGTAGGGATCAAACACCTTATCGAGAATATCGGCGGGGATGCCGGCGCCGCTGTCGCTTATGGTGACTCTGACGTACGCCCCATCTGAAACAGGCAGCATATTTTCCGCACTGGATTGCACGTTGTCGCAAAGCACCGTAACAACTCCACCTTCGGGCATGGCCTGATCGGCGTTGATGATGATATTCTGAATCACCTGGCTCATCTGACTGGTGTCAATATCAACAAGCCAGAGATCATCGGGAATGGAATACTGGCAGGCGACATTGCTCCCCCTGAGAATAAAATCAGCCGATTCCTTGATAATATCGCCGATGGATGCGGTTTTTTTAACCGGATGACCTCCACGGGAAAATGTCAGCAGCTGCCGGGTGAGGTCCCGGGCCCGGAGCGACGCTTTTTCCGCTTGCCGCAGGAGCTTATGGACACGATTCTCCTTCGGGGTCAGCTGTGACGCCAGATTGATATTGCCGAGAATTGCCGCCAGGATATTATTGAAATCATGGGCGATGCCCCCGGCAAGCACTCCGACGGACTCAAGCTTCTTGATCTTGAGCAGCTCGGCTTCCATCCTGTTCTCTTCGGTGACATCCCGGAACACGAGAACAATCCCGATGATACGGTTGCTCTTGTCCCGGATCGGCGCGCCGCTGTCGGCAATGCTCCGTTCCGTCCCGTCAAGGGCGATCAGCGCGGTATGATTGGCAAGACCGATGATCTTGCCGGACTGCAGCACTTTTTCAACCGGGTTTTCACAACGCTCCAGGGTGCGCTCGTTGATGATATGAAAGACCTCCGACAACGGCTTGCCCACAGCTTGTTCACGGGTCCAGCCCGTGAGTTTCTCGGCAATTCTGTTCAACAAAACTACGCGTCCGTCGGTATCTGTGGTTATGACCCCGTCACCAATGCTCGCCAGAGTGACAGCAAGGCGTTCCTTCTCAGCGGCCAGGGCGTCCTCGGCCGTCTTGCGCAGGGTTATGTCCTGGATGATCCCTTCCAGAAAATAAGTGTCATTTTTCCTGTCATATGCCTGCCGGACATTCATCGTCACCCAGATGATGCCGCCGTCCAGCCGGTTGAGCTGAACATCAAAGCCTGAAACAGGCCCTTTATGTAAAAGATCGAGGAGATCCTGTCGCTGAGCTGGCACAACATAGATCTGCCGGGCGATATCATCCAGAGCGGCAATGGCTGCCGCCGGAGTCTCATAGCCGAGAAACCCTGCGAAGGCGGCGTTGCAGTTCAGCAGAACACCGTCCAGGGTACTCTGAAAAATACCGTCCACAGCGTTTTCAAAGATACTCCGGTATTTCTGCTCCGCCTCGCGGAGTGATTCCTCGGCCTTTTCCTTGTCGCTGA
This genomic interval carries:
- a CDS encoding PAS domain S-box protein, with the translated sequence MDSDFDKALIKMSRLQKKLQILESMVEDRTREAYLEEERAASLIDLHQEAMRAGEVDRLINRALDILLGRDFLQIENAGAVFLVEEKSAELVLKAHRNLAPELLDLCTRVPFGRCLCGLAAAECRTFYAANIDERHSIRFDGMRPHGHYCVPIMTGKKPRGVITLYLPANMQKSDEEIAFLGAAADIIAGGLQRLFYEDELEKYQSSLENMVQEQTRELRQTNVQLRQEISDKEKAEESLREAEQKYRSIFENAVDGIFQSTLDGVLLNCNAAFAGFLGYETPAAAIAALDDIARQIYVVPAQRQDLLDLLHKGPVSGFDVQLNRLDGGIIWVTMNVRQAYDRKNDTYFLEGIIQDITLRKTAEDALAAEKERLAVTLASIGDGVITTDTDGRVVLLNRIAEKLTGWTREQAVGKPLSEVFHIINERTLERCENPVEKVLQSGKIIGLANHTALIALDGTERSIADSGAPIRDKSNRIIGIVLVFRDVTEENRMEAELLKIKKLESVGVLAGGIAHDFNNILAAILGNINLASQLTPKENRVHKLLRQAEKASLRARDLTRQLLTFSRGGHPVKKTASIGDIIKESADFILRGSNVACQYSIPDDLWLVDIDTSQMSQVIQNIIINADQAMPEGGVVTVLCDNVQSSAENMLPVSDGAYVRVTISDSGAGIPADILDKVFDPYFTTKQQGNGLGLAITHSIISKHAGHISVQSIPNKGTSFTILLPAASALATETAILTDEHISGSGRLLLMDDEEIVRDVASSMLSHLGYEVLSAENGEEAIVLYQQALDAGSPIDAVIMDLTIPGGMGGLETLKKLTEIYPDVKALVSSGYSNDPVMSNFAEYGFAGSVQKPYRLDELALAVHRVLHGD